The genomic region ACAAGTTTGTGTGGACTTCAGAGTCAGGGTTTCTCTTTTTTATTTGAGTTCTTGGAGTGTGTATCCCATAGACAtgttataagtagacacagcattggctgctgtgacgtgagaaattgggccgccatcttgaagtggtgatgagcagcctaaaccagtggttctcaaactttttttgtcatcccccactttggacaagggggagttttcaagccgcacttgcccccatcgccccaacagaacgctgatgccaagtttaacattttcatatttattgaacgtcaagtaacattcaagttgtatacattcaaactcaataacatgaaataacatcaagttcaataataaataaaataactgtgcagctgtggtataacttgcatcaagttcaataataaatagaataactattctgccagttttctttgaaagaaatcaactggcttattgacgtgattggggtgtgtggtctcgaggtgggggcttcacggtggcagaggggttagtgcgtctgcctcacaatacgaaggtcctgcagtcctgggttcaaatccaggctcgggatctttctgtgtggagtttgcatgttctccccgtgaatgcgtgggttccttccgggtactccggcttcctcccacttccaaagacatgcacctggggataggttgattggcaacactaaattggccctagtgtgcgaatgtgaatgtgaatgttgtctgtctatctgtgttggccctgtgatgaggtggcgacttgtccagggtgtaccccgccttccgcccgattgtagctgagataggcgccagcgccccccgcgaccccgaaagggaataagcggtagaaaatggatggatggatggatggtctcgaggtgtctttttaatttgttgggtctcatgctgtctgctgcaagcggttttagacacagaacacacaggggtctctcctctgtcctcaccaccgttgccgtgaatccaagagcaagatacccttcatattttcttttcgatttttgtttctctgcaggcgctgaCTCTGATTtgacgacctttgaggtgcgagtcacaaatgtatccattttgtgtaattgtggtccacacgtTAGCCTGCTACCCAGCCGCGTGAaagattgttccgcttagccccgcccccattagttactgttgctatatctgtcaaactttcgctcctacctagaaatttaaagcctggAGGAAAAATAAGTcattcacatttatttacataacggatttcacagacagaatcacaaagtgatttacagtgtctgtagaaaatgaaagcatagtaaaaaaaaattaaaaaatctaagaatataattaAAAGAAAATTTAAAgggaaatttcctcccgttccttgcgccccacctgtcatgtgtctattccccacactttgagaaatgctggcctaaactgacagttgacaggtagaaaacaaagatggtgttcagcgttttcctgttcTAATGAGCGAACTGTTTAAAATAGGACTcgagggattacttttcacaagtaagatttaacatttatgtactattggttgtattttgtgaaaagaatattagcacagagttgagaaggagcaaatatcttcatattagggctgggccatatggcctttttttaatatctcgatatttttaggccatatcgcgttATACggtatatattacaatattttgctttggccttgaatgaacacttgatgcatataatcacagcagtatgatgattatatgtgtatacattaaaacattcttcttcatactgcattcatgtatgctacttttaaactttcatgcagagagggaaatcccaactaagtcaattgaccaaaagtgtatttattaaagttattaatcAATGgtacaaacattcaagtcatttcaaaagagaaagtgcaagattgtcagagacattttaagtgtcaaataaaaatgagctgcataataggaaattaaatagtattcgtccttcactatgtggtatgttactaaggggatgaaattctcttcattctctagcgagtgacttttcaaatgatgctacatattagcattaatgctactttttatatcaacacttttttccccccacacttgaatagttacggttgtctgttcgacattttcccagttgaagccaaaccaccgccagacgatggaccccctgctgtttttattgggaattaagtcttccttcatttgttaccagatccgcaccttctttctctcgtacggctacgttagcatctaacgtagcccagtatgctacctctctgctctgcgagggcggagacgtatgtgacgtatgtaagaatgtgcgcctgcttgtctgtgaggagagacaggaaagagtgagaagagcctgaatgcccgcagctaaaagcaactgcttgagaacatatactcgaatattacgatgtaggcattttctatatcgcacagagacaaacccgcgatatatcgtatatatatctatatatatcgcccagccctacttttaaCCATCATTTTAATCCACTTGTTATGATATTGCCCCTGTTGTTTTcaatgaattgttgttttacttcacctatgttttgtacagcgctttgtgattttatctgtgaaaagcgctttataagtGAAATGTACTTACTTACCTAATCCCTTAGGTGGGCCGAGCACCTGGACGACTTCTCTGGCCAGTCCCTGCAAGACCCCGAAGGCTTCCTGGGACATCCTGTGAACGCCTTTAAGCTGATGAAGAGGCTCCGCAGGGAGTGGGCCGAGGTGGAGACTCTGGTGCTCACCAACGTGTCTGACGGCGAGTCGCTGTTTCAAACAGCTATTTGTATCTAgcaaaaaatatcaaatacatcCCAAATAGCGcaaattgaaaaatgtatttcacATTGTGACGTCAAACAACGGTACAGCTTCTCTTTTTTCTTTGTAACGGCTAAATTATGGAATGTATTTAGCAAGGAAATCAAACAACGTATTAGAATGTTTCACTTTAAGAAAGTGTTCagacttaaagtgtttacaaagtacaaagaaaaacaCTGATAAATATCTTAAACcctattaaaaaaagaaacaacttCTTACATGTCATAAAGAATGAATAAAGACATCAATGGCTTTTCTATTTTGTTCAATCAGtggttttactgccgtgttacaggcacagtTTTTGAACAACTAAGTTAAACATTTATTCaatttttctgtgtaaatatctcatttcacAAAGTACCGTTATGTATCTGTGACCTTATAGTCcgttgcagctaatatatgaaaaTTTAGTGAGTGCAACTTATATACTGGTGCGACTTACAggctggaaaatacagtataacTATCAGTCTGGTATCGGCAATCAGTATCGCCTACCGTTTCCAATTAGAGGCTGGTGAATCCTCCTATATCATGTAACATAAATGAAAAACACAAAATGATTATTCTTATTACTTCCGGCTCACGTCTTTTGGAAGtctttgtcattgcacaagtacaacgaaactttgttttcagcacaaacccgatCAACATTAGACAAACCGTGAACAGGGTtaccacaaggcgccccgtaaaagatgggaaaaaggtaaacgctgggcaaggatgagtaaaaaaaaaaaccaatacaaactagactgggctcctaaggggcccagtctggagtggggaaaaaaacccctccatagcaaagcacatatacatattacaacgtacatctccagatatctagcaaaagAGGGGAAGGAGTGGGGGGGCcttggtggcaggctgcagctcttcaggcgctgctcATCTGTCCATCACCCCTCTGGGATTTGTGTAGAAGGcgttggattggattggatttattCAAAtcttacaaaaaatgttttgcgtGTTTGTTGTGATCTTCTGTACGCTTGATGCCTTTCCCAGCGTCATCCCCATGTCCTTCATCTCTGTTGGCTTGATTGAATCACATGACGTGAGCGGCCTGTCACAACTGTCACCTGAGCAGTGGCGTGGGCAACCaacgggcttttattttgaaggcctgaCTTTTTACAGGCTGCAGTGCTGGAAGTACTGGAGAGGAGTTTTTTTTTCATGGAATGGACAAATAGAGAACACAAAGATTGGGATTTTGCCAGGGAAAGCATGAAGGTTGTCATGTATGAGTCAGGAAAACTTATTTTTCACCCTACTTGTGTGTTTGTGACCTTGTTTCTTCTTCGGTGGTTTCAGGTTTCATCTCCGACCTGAACGCCGGGAGGCAGCATTTCCCCAACGAAGTGGACCAGACCGGCGTGGCCGAAGCGCTGCTGAGGCTGCAGGACACGTACGAGCTGGACACCAACACCCTCGCTAAAGGAGAGCTGCCAGGTGACGAGTCAGGCTCAGGTTCAAGTTAGAACCGGAGCTTGGAAGTCATAACTCCCGCCCCCGACGCAGGAAGCTCCTCCCTCCCCAGCCCCCTGACGGCGGACGACTGCTACGACCTCGCCAAGGTGGCGTACCAGGAGAACGACTTTTACCACACGGAGCTGTGGATGTCCCAGGCTCTGAGGCAGCTGGACCAAGGAGAACCGCCCGGCGCCGCGGACGCCGTCACCATCCTGGACTACCTTAGCTACGCCCTCTACCAGCAGGGGGAGCTGGAGAGCGCTATGGAGTACACCAAGCGGCTGCTGAGGCTCGGTGAGTCTTGCACAGAGTAGTCTAGAACATTGATTCTCACGctggtacgcgggctccatctagtggtacgccaaagaattaAGAGCTgtgtttcattttttattttctaactgttactgttcaaactgtgtaatatTACAGAgggcaaaaatatgaaatatacttgttaataaaAACTTGTGCCGTGTTTTTACTGACGActtgggcctactatgctactgcattttaaaAGTTGGTCATGGTGGCACTTTGAGAGCCAAGTGTTTGGTGAGGTGGTACCTGGTGACGGACGTTTGAGATGCTCTAGTATAGTATTTCTGCAGCACAATCTTCAAAAACTGTGATGATTTGCTTTTGTGTTTTTTAAGACCCCAGCATGAAGCAAGCGGAGATGAACCTTCACTACTTTGAGTATCACCTGGACAAGCTGAAGAAGGGAGAGGAGACTGAGGAGACGCTCAGGATGGGCGGAGCTGAGCCACACCCGGACGATGACAAGACGTATGAGAAGCTGTGTCGTGGAAAGAGCACTGAGATGGTAAAGATTTACATAAACACATGTTCAAACTGTACATTAGACACATGTTCATACTGTACATTAGACACTGTTCATACTGTACAGTAGACACTGTTCATACTGTACATTAGACACTGTTCATACTGTACAGTAGACACTGTTCATAGTGTACATTAGACTGTTCAAAGtgtacattaaacacatgttcaaACTGTACATTAGACACTGTTCATACTGTACATTAGACACTGTTCATACTGTACAGTAGACACTGTTCATACTGTACATTAGACACTGTTCATACTGTACAGTAGACACTGTTCATACTGTACAGTAGACACTGTTCATACTGTACAGTAGACACTGTTCATAGTGTACATTAGACTGTTCAAAGTGTACATAGGACACTGTTCAAAGtgtacattaaacacatgttcaaACTGTACATTAGACACTGTTCATACTGTACAGTAGACACTGTTCATAGTGTACATTAGATTGTTCAAAGTGTACATAGGACACTGTTCAAAGtgtacattaaacacatgttcatACTGTACATTAGATACATGTTCAAACCGTACATTAGACACTGATCAAACTGTACATTAGACACATGTTCATACTGTACATTAGATACATGTTCAAACCGTACATTAGACACTTTTCAAACCGTACATTAGACACGGTTCAAACTGTACATTGGACACTTCAAAGTGTACATTGGACACTGTTCATACTGTACATTAGACACTGTTCATAGTGTACATTAGACACTGTTCAAAGTGcacattaaacacatgttcatactgtacattaaatacatgttcaaacCGTACGTTGGACACTGTTCAAACCGTACGTTAGACACTGTTCAAACTGTACATTAGACACATGTTCATACTGTACATTAGATACATGTTCAAACCGTACATTAGACACTGTTCAAACTGTACATTAGACACTGTTCATAGTGTACATTAGACACTGTTCAAACTGTACATTAGACACTGTTCAAACTGTACATTAGACACTGTTCAAACCGTACATTGGACACTGTTCATACTGTACATTAGACACTGTTCAAAGTGTACATTGGACACTGTTCAAAGtgtacattaaacacatgttcatactgtacattaaacacatgttcatACTGTACATTAGACACATGTTCATACTGTACATTAGACACATGTTCATACTGTACATTAGACACATGTTCATACTGTACATTAGACACTGTTCAAAGTGTACATTGGACACTGTTCAAAGtgtacattaaacacatgttcatACTGTACATTAGACACATGTTCACACTACATTAGACACATGTTCATACTGTacattagatacatgtttaaacCGTACATTAGACACTTTTCAAACCGTACATTAGACACTGTTCAAAGTGTACATTGGACACTGTTCATACTGTACATTAGACACATGTTCATACTGTACATTAGACACATGTTCATACTGTACATAAGACACTGTTCATACTGTACATTAGACACTTGTTCAGGCTGTACATTAGACACTTGTTCATAATGTACATTAGACACTGTTCAAACTGTTCTAACAGACCTCACGCAGGCAGAGTCGCCTCTTCTGCCGTTACCATGACAGCCGTCGCCATCCGAAGTACGTGATCGGGCCTGTGAAAGAGGAAGACGAGTGGGATCGTCCCCGCGTCGTGCGCTATCATGACATGGCGACAGACGAGGAAATGAGCAAGTTTAAAGAGCTGGCGAAACCCAGGGTGAGTCTAGTCTGTTCTTATTTGAAAAGAACCGAAGACGCAAGGAGCTTCCTAAGAAGAACAGACGTTTTTCGTCCGTGTTcctgtaggtggcagtattacaaAGATGTAGTAGTATTACCAGTAGGTTGTGGTATTAAAAGATGTGGTAGTATGTCAATATTCTTTCATGCTAAAGTTCAAAGCATTAAAAAATGCaataattcctaaaaaaaaacaaatagctACTGTGCAGCCAACTAGAGCTGACATTTCACTCCTGTCGGtcagtacgtgtccatgcactaaactAGTCCGATTCAtcaaatagtttggctctaaATAAGCCTCTCACGACCCAACACACCTGGATTTTTCCATTGAAAACCAGATGTCTCGAGTGGGTGTGTGCCGCCAGAGGGAACCCAGTCTCAACGTGCGGTTTATAACCCGGAAACAGATCCCATTCAATATAAGCACAGCAACAATTGTAATGAAGGGGATAATGTTcatttgcttcacaaattaaaaggacagaacattttgaagtgcatcgatggtaaaaaaaaaaatggagattTATTTATGAAGGTAGTTAAGGAAACTGAATGTCGGCTTCAGACGTCTCCTGAACAAAATACGAATGAGAAGAGAGTGAAGCAGGTGTTATACAAGGTAGAGctgggccttttattaatatctcaatattttgaggccatgtcacgatacaccatatatatctccatattttgccttggccttgaatgaacacttgatgcatataatcacagcagtatgatgattctatgtgtctacattcaaacatcaTTCTTCATACTGCGTTCATATattctacttttaaactttcatgcagagagggaaatcacaactaagtcaatttagcaaaagtgtatttatgaaacagttattaagcagtggcacaaacattcatgtcattttaaaacagaaagtgcaagattgtcagacattttaatacaagctattagtgcacttttgtgaatgatgtcactaagatgacacatcaaaacaacactaaattaaagtgcacgttttgtacagaacgccactacaatagtttaaaacaaataaagtgcacttttgtacatgatgtcacacaagattttttaataactgtcaaataaaaatgagtttcaGGCACACCTTTTTCtgtagcaagtgacttttcaaaggATGCTACTTCTtcgcaacgcttttgccacacaCTTTGtatattacagttgtctgtttaacatcttcccgcttgaagcctaaccaccgccagacgatggaccctgtgctgtttttgttggaatTCATTATTCTTCCTTCCAGATTTGCACGTtatctctcttgtattaccactcccaCTGCGCCGCCAGCActacagctaactttacccatgccgctacctctctgctccgcgcgagcgtatgacgttgcacgctcGACAGTgtctgacgtatgtaagaaagtgtgctttttttgtctctgtgagaaggagagacaaaaagGAGTGAGAAGCGCCTGTAGTGTAAAGCCTGCAGTAAAAGCAagtgcatgagaacgtatactccaatatcaccatatagtcattttctatatcgcacagagactaacccgcgatatatccagtAAATTttaatatatcgcccagccataataCAAGGCAAATAATAAAGTGTACACAATCCTACTCCTGCTGCATTTGTGAACTCCAAACTGATGAATAATAACTCTGTATTCCACCCGACTGGCAAACTTGTCCACAGCATaggcaaccttcatctggaacagtattgGCCATGGCAAGAACGcttcggatttaaaactccttccattaATGTGAacgtcagatctaggtgtcattGACTGCAGTTTAAGGTCAGATCTAAGTGTCACTGACGgtaggtgaacatcagatctaggtgtcactgaCTGCAGGTGAAGGTCAGATCTACGTGGcactgactgcaggtgaatgtcagatctaggtgtcactaactgcaggtgaaggtcagatctaggtgtcactgaCGGAAGGTGAatgtcagatctaggtgtcactgactgcaggtgaaggtcagatctaggtgtcactgaTGGCAGGTGAatgtcagatctaggtgtcaacTGATGGCAGGTGAAGGTCAGATCTACATGTCACTGAATACaggtgaaggtcagatctaggtgtcactgaCTGTAGGTTAAGGTCAGATCTACTTGTCACTGACGgtaggtgaaggtcagatctaAGTGTCACTGACTGTAGGTTaaggtcagatctaggtgtcactgaCTGTAGGTTAAGGTCAGATCCGGGTGTCACTGActgtaggtgaaggtcagatctaggtgtcactgaTGGCAAGTGaaggtcagatctaggtgtcactgaCTGCAGGTGAaagtcagatctaggtgtcactgcCTCAAGTGaaggtcagatctaggtgtcactgaTGGCAAGTGaaggtcagatctaggtgtcactgaCTGCAGGTGAaagtcagatctaggtgtcactgcCTCAAGTGAATGTCAGATATAGGTGTCACTGACTGCaggtgaaggtcagatctaggtgtcactgaCTGCAAGTGAATATCAGATCTATGTGTCACTGACTACAGGTGAAGGTCAGATCTACATGTCACTGAATACAGGTGAAGGTCAGGTCTAGGTGTCACTGATGGCAAGTGaaggtcagatctaggtgtcactgactgcaggtgaaggtcagatctaggtgtcactgcCTCAAGTGaaggtcagatctaggtgtcactgactgcaggtgaaggtcagatctaggtgtcactgactgtaggtgaaggtcagatgtaggtctcactgactgcaggtgaaggtcagatctaggtgtcactgactgcaggtgaaggtcagatctaggtgtcactgactgtaggtgaaggtcagatgtaggtctcactgactgcaggtgaaggtcagatctaggtgtcactgcCTCAAGTGAAGGTCAGCTCTAGGTGTCACTGCCTCAAGTGaaggtcagatctaggtgtcactgaCTGCAGGTGAAGGTCAGATCTACGTGGCACTGACTGCAAGTGAATGTCAGATCTATGTGTCACTGACTACAGGTGAAGGTCAGATCTACATGTCACTGAATACAGGTGAAGGTCAGGTCTAGGTGTCACTGATGGCAAGTGaaggtcagatctaggtgtcactgactgcaggtgaaggtcagatctaggtgtcactgcCTCAAGTGaaggtcagatctaggtgtcactgactgtaggtgaaggtcagatgtaggtctcactgactgcaggtgaaggtcagatctaggtgtcactgactgcaggtgaaggtcagatctaggtgtcactgactgtaggtgaaggtcagatGTAGGTGTCACGGActgtaggtgaaggtcagatctaggtgtcactgaCTGCAGGTGAAGGTCAGATCTACATGTCACTGAATACAGGTGAAGGTCAGGTCTAGGTGTCACTGATGGCAAGTGaaggtcagatctaggtgtcGCTGACTGCAGATGAAGGTCAGATCTACGTGTCACTGCCTCAAGTGAAGGTCAGCTCTAGGTGTCACTGCCTCAAGTGaaggtcagatctaggtgtcactgaCTGCAGGTGAAGGTCGGATCTACGTGGCACTGACTGCAAGTGAatgtcagatctaggtgtcactgactgcaggtgaaggtcagatctaggtgtcactgactgtaggtgaaggtcagatctaggtgtcactgaCTGCAAGTGAATGTCAGATCTATGTGTCACTGACTACAGGTGAAGGTCAGATCTACATGTCACTGAATACAGGTGAAGGTCAGGTCTAGGTGTCACTGATGGCAAGTGaaggtcagatctaggtgtcactgactgcaggtgaaggtcagatctaggtgtcactgcCTCAAGTGAAGGTCAGATGTAGGTGTCACTGCCTCAAGTGaaggtcagatctaggtgtcactgactgcaggtgaaggtcagatctaggtgtcactgactgcaggtgaaggtcagatctaggtgtcactgaCTGCAGGTGAAGGTCAGATCTACATGTCACTGAATACAGGTGAAGGTCAGGTCTAGGTGTCACTGATGACAAGTGaaggtcagatctaggtgtcGCTGACTGCAGATGAAGGTCAGATCTACGTGTCACTGCCTCAAGTGAAGGTCAGCTCTAGGTGTCACTGACTGCaggtgaaggtcagatctaggtgtcactgaCTGCAGGTGAAGGTCAGATCTACATGTCACTGAATACAGGTGAAGGTCAGGTCTAGGTGTCACTGATGGCAAGTGaaggtcagatctaggtgtcGCTGACTGCAGATGAAGGTCAGATCTACGTGTCACTGCCTCAAGTGAAGGTCAGCTCTAGGTGTCACTGACTGCAGGTGAAGGTCAGATCTACGTGGCACTGACTGCAAGTGAATGTCAGATGTCACTGACTACAGGTGAAGGTCAGATCTACATGTCACTGAATACAGGTGAAGGTCAGGTCTAGGTGTCACTGATGGCAAGTGaaggtcagatctaggtgtcactgactgcaggtgaaggtcagatctaggtgtcactgcCTCAAGTGaaggtcagatctaggtgtcactgactgcaggtgaaggtcagatctaggtgtcactgactgtaggtgaaggtcagatGTAGGTCTCACTGGCTGCAGGTGAAGGTCAGATCTACATGTCACTGAATACaggtgaaggtcagatctaggtgtcactgcCTCAAGTGaaggtcagatctaggtgtcactgcCTCAAGTGAAGGTCAGATCTATATGTCGCTGATGGCAGGTGAAGGTCAGATCTACATGTCACTGAATACAGGTGAaagtcagatctaggtgtcactgcCTCAAGTGaaggtcagatctaggtgtcactgactgcaggtgaaggtcagatctaggtgtcactgaCTGCAGGTGAaagtcagatctaggtgtcactgcCTCAAGTGaaggtcagatctaggtgtcactgcCTCAAGTGAAGGTCAGACCTAGGTGCCACTGACTGCAGGTGAAATAATTCAAGTATAAGGTTGCTTTCATTTTCACAATCATGTTCTTAATTTAGTTGACACAAAAAAAGTGAGTCCTTATCTTAATTTGCTGACATGTGTTTTTCTCCTTCCTCCCTCCTCCACAAACGCGATGGCTGAACTAGCTAACACGTTCCAAAGTGGTGGACGGTCAGGCCGGTCATTCTTACGAGGCCGGGTACAGAATCTCTGAGAAGTAAGGAGCACTTTGTTGCATGTGAAGCACCTAACAAGAAATTCAAAACACCCCTTTTATTTAAAATGGCCGACTTAAATATGAGAATTATTAAATAACATAtgtcaaaaaataatgtttattgaTGAATGTTTCTGGTAGAGAAAGCCTGGTTTATGCTTGTGTGTCTGCTCAGCAAGCTTGCTCCTCCCCCTCTAACTCGCTTGTCCACTAGtgtagacactagatggcagtataagcACATACTCATGGTCAAATTACTGCTCTCTTTTCATtcatgattacaaaaataaacaccATATGTCATGAAGTGACATTTACGTGCAAAGTCCTTGTGAAACCACCGCAGCATACAACTTGTTTAGCACGTAGGGTTGGACCCTAAAACGATATTAATATACATCGCAACAAAAAATTCGTTGGACTAAAATGTtagatatttttttcttcatctttgagAGAAGAAAGCAGAAgtatggaagcaaggttggttgcatcaACAAAGACATTCGCTCTCTGGTAACTAAGCAACGCTGGAAGTGATCAcagctaacagccaatcaggtgacagtatcaacta from Nerophis ophidion isolate RoL-2023_Sa linkage group LG17, RoL_Noph_v1.0, whole genome shotgun sequence harbors:
- the LOC133535946 gene encoding prolyl 4-hydroxylase subunit alpha-1-like isoform X1 yields the protein MASRLFLLVFVFIFIFIASCSARDAFFTSVGHMTDLLYTEQHLLASLKDYIHAEENKLEQIKKWAEHLDDFSGQSLQDPEGFLGHPVNAFKLMKRLRREWAEVETLVLTNVSDGFISDLNAGRQHFPNEVDQTGVAEALLRLQDTYELDTNTLAKGELPGSSSLPSPLTADDCYDLAKVAYQENDFYHTELWMSQALRQLDQGEPPGAADAVTILDYLSYALYQQGELESAMEYTKRLLRLDPSMKQAEMNLHYFEYHLDKLKKGEETEETLRMGGAEPHPDDDKTYEKLCRGKSTEMTSRRQSRLFCRYHDSRRHPKYVIGPVKEEDEWDRPRVVRYHDMATDEEMSKFKELAKPRLTRSKVVDGQAGHSYEAGYRISENAWLGQHEHPVVDMMVQRIGDITGLDVSTAEQLQVANYGVGGQYEAHYDFKREDESDSFAELGTGNRIATWLLYMSDVQAGGATVFTDAGATVWPKKGTAVFWYNLHPCGDGDYRTKHAACPVLVGSKWVANLWLHERGQEFRRPCPL
- the LOC133535946 gene encoding prolyl 4-hydroxylase subunit alpha-1-like isoform X2, which translates into the protein MTDLLYTEQHLLASLKDYIHAEENKLEQIKKWAEHLDDFSGQSLQDPEGFLGHPVNAFKLMKRLRREWAEVETLVLTNVSDGFISDLNAGRQHFPNEVDQTGVAEALLRLQDTYELDTNTLAKGELPGSSSLPSPLTADDCYDLAKVAYQENDFYHTELWMSQALRQLDQGEPPGAADAVTILDYLSYALYQQGELESAMEYTKRLLRLDPSMKQAEMNLHYFEYHLDKLKKGEETEETLRMGGAEPHPDDDKTYEKLCRGKSTEMTSRRQSRLFCRYHDSRRHPKYVIGPVKEEDEWDRPRVVRYHDMATDEEMSKFKELAKPRLTRSKVVDGQAGHSYEAGYRISENAWLGQHEHPVVDMMVQRIGDITGLDVSTAEQLQVANYGVGGQYEAHYDFKREDESDSFAELGTGNRIATWLLYMSDVQAGGATVFTDAGATVWPKKGTAVFWYNLHPCGDGDYRTKHAACPVLVGSKWVANLWLHERGQEFRRPCPL
- the LOC133535946 gene encoding prolyl 4-hydroxylase subunit alpha-1-like isoform X3 — protein: MKRLRREWAEVETLVLTNVSDGFISDLNAGRQHFPNEVDQTGVAEALLRLQDTYELDTNTLAKGELPGSSSLPSPLTADDCYDLAKVAYQENDFYHTELWMSQALRQLDQGEPPGAADAVTILDYLSYALYQQGELESAMEYTKRLLRLDPSMKQAEMNLHYFEYHLDKLKKGEETEETLRMGGAEPHPDDDKTYEKLCRGKSTEMTSRRQSRLFCRYHDSRRHPKYVIGPVKEEDEWDRPRVVRYHDMATDEEMSKFKELAKPRLTRSKVVDGQAGHSYEAGYRISENAWLGQHEHPVVDMMVQRIGDITGLDVSTAEQLQVANYGVGGQYEAHYDFKREDESDSFAELGTGNRIATWLLYMSDVQAGGATVFTDAGATVWPKKGTAVFWYNLHPCGDGDYRTKHAACPVLVGSKWVANLWLHERGQEFRRPCPL